The DNA window TTGGGATCGATGATGGCGTTGGCCCATGGCCCCATCGGGATCCAGCCGAGCCCAGGGTGGGGGCCCTGGGTAGCTTCGACCGCTTTCACTACAACGCTACCATACGGACTGGTTACACGTACATTCGTGTTTCGCCATGCTCCCAGTCTCTTAAAATCAGAAGGATCCATCTCAATGATACCACACGCGTCCCGGTAGGCCGGCTTATCCTTGCCGGCCTCCATTGAGACACCCTGCTGGATCGTTCGTCCAGTTATCAGGTTAAGGGTGATCTTTGTCATTGAGTCCTCCCTTCTCTATTTATGCTCAAGTTATGCTTGCTTTACGTCCGGGTTCAGCGGACTTGGTCCGAGCTCGTGGGTGGTGTTGACCACATCGGTGATGACCTGCGCCCACTTGGCACCTTCAGATGCTGATACAAACGTCATCCGGAGACGCC is part of the Methanosphaerula palustris E1-9c genome and encodes:
- a CDS encoding molybdopterin dinucleotide binding domain-containing protein; translation: MTKITLNLITGRTIQQGVSMEAGKDKPAYRDACGIIEMDPSDFKRLGAWRNTNVRVTSPYGSVVVKAVEATQGPHPGLGWIPMGPWANAIIDPNTYSTGMPTFKGVPITVEVAMKEPVLGSIELVQKLCRGEDV